The sequence CCTCTTTTCTCATTgttgtaactaaaaaaaatccaccataGATACATTATACATGTAACAAAATTTTCCTTGTCCTATGTCAATTCAAATCAAACTTCTTCTCTTGATTTAGGGTAAAGGAGTTTAATTTTGGAGCTTGCTTCTACAGCTAAGGAACCGGTTCGACTAGCACCTTGTAACATTGGTCGAGGTATAGTGTAGAATGCCTTTGAATCTCTACGATATCCACATCCCACAGAAGCCAATTCGATGTTGCAGTACTATGTCGAATATCATGTGTGATCGGGTTCCGCCAAGGCGGCACACCCCCATTTCCACGCAAGTATTGGCCATAACGTGTTTTGAGCTTGACCTGGAATCCGTCTCTATTGTGTTCCCATTCAACCGAGGAATCCAATCTTTTTGGAAATGTTTGTAGCACTTTCTTCCCTGTCATTCCTAATAGAAATGGCATGTTGGAGACTGTTAAGTACTTTCCATAACAGCTTTTGAAACGTAAAACATTGGCATTTTTAACCATCTCCAAGGTCCATCTAGCGTTCTTGACCGAACCATTGGGATCTTGGCTTACAGATTTTTCATCATCATCGGCAAATAGGAACTTGTCGTGGTGGCCTCGGAGGCGTACTACTTGGGCATTTTGAAAAAGTTCCATAGCACTCTTAATGAATAGGATCATCACATATTCTACGTAcgtaaattaaattaaagagaTTGTAAAATATGTAACTAATTTGTTTTAAAGAAGCTAATGATAACCAATGTGTGTTAGAgagattggaaaatgtagtagaCGTGCTtggtagaaagaaaaagagtcaAGTTAGCTAGAGGCAGGGACGAACGCAGGATTTTAAGCCGGGGGGGCCAgagataagcaaaaaaaaaaaatttcaaatacgcatccatatagtattaataaactatcaactaagacaaatacccaaaaatcattgtttcttaatatattaagatacaatctactaacaaaaacaaaagatatgaaacactattgtttctttatacaatcatctatgaaaagggaactcgacgctctttcaaatcttcaaaatcatctacTATTGAATCCAAACTAAATGTCGAAGCTATATCCTTTTCAATGTCCAAACTAAATATCGAAGCTATATAAGAATTAccgttatttttttaaatttgtgtgataatttcttatattatatgatttatttttttctttatgtctTTGGTCTGCCTTTAATGTCTTTGTGTTTAAATTGCCTTTATTTATGTCTCTGTGttgtctctttctttatttatatcttttatgttttttgtatctttgtGTAATTGTGTTATCTCTTGTCTTCATCTTCCTAATTCTGACCCACTAACCCAAATATCCAATGAATCCCACTACAGACAGTCAAGCACTgctaacaaaaacttttcttaactttaccttttttttgtttttttttttttctcccctgtCACTTGCCTTTGCCCAACAGCAACTCCACTTTTCCCTATTCCCTATTATTATGTCCAACTAATGACCAACCACCggtcaacaaagaaaaaaccatCTGACTTACTGACTATCACTACAATCTCTActctctctatctatctctTTTATCTATATAATGCAAGagccacaaacacaaacacagagtcacaaagccaaaaccaaaaaaaaaaaaaaaaaacacaaacacaaacagtTTAGCCGCAGCACAATGCACCAAATCAGTGAAATCACCAAATCAGTTCAGTAACTTCAGTTCAtcagtaaaaacacaaacaataaa is a genomic window of Quercus lobata isolate SW786 chromosome 2, ValleyOak3.0 Primary Assembly, whole genome shotgun sequence containing:
- the LOC115976803 gene encoding uncharacterized protein LOC115976803, which encodes MELFQNAQVVRLRGHHDKFLFADDDEKSVSQDPNGSVKNARWTLEMVKNANVLRFKSCYGKYLTVSNMPFLLGMTGKKVLQTFPKRLDSSVEWEHNRDGFQVKLKTRYGQYLRGNGGVPPWRNPITHDIRHSTATSNWLLWDVDIVEIQRHSTLYLDQCYKVLVEPVP